The following coding sequences are from one Stigmatopora nigra isolate UIUO_SnigA chromosome 12, RoL_Snig_1.1, whole genome shotgun sequence window:
- the LOC144205032 gene encoding gap junction alpha-5 protein-like, whose product MADWSLLGNFLEEVQEHSTSIGKVWLTILFIFRILVLGTAAESSWGDEQEDFNCDTEQPGCENVCYDRAFPIAHIRYWVLQIVFVSTPSLVYMGHAMHTVRREEKRRNRLEDEGGEDDNDDPGGGDDDDDDSSKGGGKGRKAMSSGRVRLKGALLQTYVLSILVRSIMEVVFLCLQYFLYGIFLHPLYVCKAWPCPHPVNCYVSRPTEKNVFIVFMLAVSGVSLVLSVLELHHLAWKHCCRHILASKKTAPAVESSQSKQVLLSPPPPPTPPPDFSQCVMGSSHFLAPPFPNHGLAHQQNSVNMAAEQHKMVDQEGLLQMRCYSPGWRNGADLAAYYDAAGCLQIQNSGAERMLLCANAEAGIRCDGDKRRLSKTSGASSRTRANDLAI is encoded by the exons ATGGCAGACTGGAGTCTACTGGGAAACTTCCTGGAGGAAGTACAGGAACACTCCACCTCTATTGGCAAG GTGTGGTTGACCATCTTGTTCATCTTTCGCATTTTGGTTTTGGGGACGGCGGCTGAGTCGTCTTGGGGGGACGAGCAAGAAGACTTTAACTGCGATACGGAACAACCCGGCTGTGAGAACGTTTGTTACGACAGAGCCTTCCCCATCGCGCACATACGTTACTGG GTCCTCCAAATTGTGTTCGTGTCGACGCCCAGTCTGGTCTACATGGGCCACGCCATGCACACGGTGCGCAGGGAGGAAAAGCGGCGCAACCGGCTGGAAGACGAAGGAGGCGAGGATGACAACGACGACCCGGGAGGGggtgacgacgacgatgatgacagTAGCAAGGGTGGGGGTAAAGGCAGGAAAGCCATGTCCTCAGGCAGGGTGCGCCTAAAAGGGGCGTTGCTCCAGACATATGTGCTGAGCATCCTCGTTAGGAGCATCATGGAG gtGGTATTCCTCTGCCTGCAGTACTTCTTGTATGGAATATTTCTTCATCCGCTCTATGTTTGCAAG GCCTGGCCGTGTCCACACCCGGTTAACTGTTATGTATCGCGGCCCACGGAGAAGAACGTGTTCATCGTCTTCATGTTGGCTGTGTCGGGTGTCTCTTTGGTGCTTAGCGTGCTGGAGTTGCACCACCTGGCCTGGAAACATTGCTGCAG GCATATTTTGGCGTCCAAGAAGACGGCGCCCGCCGTGGAGTCGTCTCAGTCCAAACAGGTCTTGCTGTCTCCACCGCCGCCCCCCACGCCGCCTCCCGACTTCAGTCAATGCGTGATGGGATCCTCGCATTTCCTGGCGCCTCCTTTCCCCAACCACGGGCTGGCTCACCAACAGAACTCGGTCAACATGGCCGCCGAGCAACACAAGATGGTCGACCAAGAGGGCCTGCTGCAGATGAGGTGCTACTCGCCCGGCTGGCGCAATGGCGCCGACCTGGCAGCCTATTATGACGCCGCTGGCTGCCTGCAGATCCAAAATAGCGGCGCAGAGCGTATGCTTCTGTGCGCCAATGCCGAGGCCGGCATCAGGTGTGACGGGGACAAACGACGCTTGAGCAAAACCAGCGGCGCGAGCAGCCGAACGCGAGCCAATGATCTCGCCATCTGA